The Cellulophaga sp. L1A9 genome window below encodes:
- the pnuC gene encoding nicotinamide riboside transporter PnuC, translating to MNPIFNFFFEQYARYETHHIVLEIVAVLFGLLSVLFSKQNNILVYPTGMISTAIFVYLLVIWGLLGDMMINVYYFIMSVYGWYVWTRKVDEEHTTPISKTTRKEHKISAVIFFSTIVFVFVVYQIFDKWTSWTAYVDTVTTAIFFVGMWLMAKRKVENWLYWIIGDIISVPLYFYKGFTFTSLQYLIFTFIAIFGYAAWKKTLNKSLQT from the coding sequence ATGAACCCCATTTTTAATTTTTTCTTTGAGCAATACGCGCGCTATGAAACACATCATATCGTTCTAGAGATTGTAGCCGTATTATTTGGGTTATTATCTGTATTGTTCTCAAAACAAAATAACATTTTAGTCTACCCAACAGGGATGATAAGTACTGCAATATTTGTATACTTATTAGTTATTTGGGGGCTATTAGGAGATATGATGATTAATGTTTATTATTTTATCATGAGTGTCTATGGTTGGTATGTTTGGACGCGAAAGGTAGATGAAGAGCATACAACGCCCATATCAAAAACAACGCGAAAAGAGCATAAAATATCTGCTGTAATCTTTTTTTCTACCATTGTTTTCGTTTTTGTTGTGTATCAAATTTTTGATAAATGGACGAGTTGGACGGCATATGTTGATACTGTAACTACAGCCATCTTTTTTGTTGGAATGTGGTTGATGGCAAAACGGAAAGTCGAAAATTGGTTATATTGGATCATCGGAGATATCATCTCGGTTCCCCTATATTTTTACAAGGGCTTTACATTCACAAGTCTACAGTACCTTATATTTACATTTATTGCAATTTTTGGATATGCTGCATGGAAAAAAACTTTAAACAAGAGCCTTCAGACCTAA
- a CDS encoding 4'-phosphopantetheinyl transferase superfamily protein, which translates to MPLYKTITVTPSITVFIWKVTESEDELAKGIVLTDVCANRFEGMKSEAHRKGFLSIRHLLAKAGYVDHDLYYDANGKPHLKDGNHISITHSHDFTGIIVAHTDEVGIDIELQREKIMKIAHKFTQPEEYRTLANDEAIIRKLTIVWGAKEALYKIYSEKGLSFLQHIDVKEFTFQEGESIAEITYQGKNSSYSVDFLEFEGYTCVYSVKL; encoded by the coding sequence ATGCCTCTTTACAAAACAATTACGGTAACACCTAGCATTACAGTTTTTATCTGGAAAGTAACAGAGTCTGAGGATGAACTTGCTAAAGGAATTGTGCTTACAGATGTCTGTGCAAATAGGTTTGAAGGCATGAAATCTGAGGCACATAGAAAAGGCTTTTTAAGTATTCGGCATTTATTAGCCAAAGCGGGTTATGTGGATCATGACCTATATTATGATGCAAATGGAAAACCACATCTTAAAGATGGCAACCATATTTCAATAACTCATTCGCATGATTTTACAGGAATTATCGTAGCACATACAGATGAGGTTGGTATTGATATTGAATTGCAGCGAGAGAAAATCATGAAAATTGCCCATAAGTTTACACAACCGGAAGAATACAGGACACTAGCAAATGACGAAGCAATTATCCGGAAATTAACTATTGTTTGGGGAGCAAAAGAAGCGCTATATAAAATCTATTCTGAAAAAGGATTAAGCTTTTTGCAGCATATTGATGTTAAAGAATTTACATTTCAGGAAGGAGAATCCATTGCTGAAATTACCTATCAAGGTAAAAACTCATCCTATTCCGTAGACTTTTTAGAATTTGAGGGGTACACCTGTGTGTATTCTGTAAAACTATAA
- the ahcY gene encoding adenosylhomocysteinase, whose protein sequence is MSTKTVSYIPNKVKDITLADWGRKEINLAEAEMPGLMSLREEYKDEQPLKGARIAGCLHMTIQTAVLIETLVALGAEVTWSSCNIFSTQDQAAAAIAAAGVPVYAWKGMNEEEFDWCIEQTLFFGEDRKPLNMILDDGGDLTNMVLDRYPELAKDIKGLSEETTTGVHRLYERVKNGTLPMPAINVNDSVTKSKFDNKYGCRESAVDAIRRATDTMLAGKRVVVCGYGDVGKGTAASFKGAGSIVTVTEIDPICALQAAMDGFEVKKLETVVGNADIVITTTGNKDIIRSEHFLAMKDKVIVCNIGHFDNEIDMAWLNGNYGHTKDEIKPQVDKYTIDGTDIVLLAEGRLVNLGCATGHPSFVMSNSFTNQTLAQIELWNYNDKYKNDVYMLPKHLDEKVAALHLARLGVELTELKPDQASYIGVKVEGPFKPEYYRY, encoded by the coding sequence ATGAGCACTAAAACTGTTTCTTATATACCTAACAAGGTAAAAGATATTACGCTAGCAGACTGGGGTAGAAAAGAGATTAACTTGGCAGAAGCTGAAATGCCAGGATTAATGTCATTAAGAGAAGAATATAAGGATGAGCAACCTTTAAAAGGTGCTCGTATTGCTGGTTGTTTGCATATGACTATTCAAACAGCAGTTCTAATAGAAACTTTAGTAGCCCTTGGTGCTGAAGTAACTTGGAGTTCTTGCAATATTTTCTCAACACAAGATCAAGCTGCTGCTGCTATTGCTGCTGCAGGAGTTCCTGTTTATGCTTGGAAAGGTATGAATGAAGAAGAATTTGATTGGTGTATTGAACAAACCTTATTTTTCGGAGAAGACCGCAAGCCATTAAACATGATTTTAGATGATGGTGGTGATTTAACAAATATGGTATTAGATAGATATCCTGAACTTGCAAAAGACATTAAAGGTTTATCTGAAGAAACTACAACTGGTGTTCACAGACTTTATGAAAGAGTTAAAAATGGTACGCTTCCAATGCCTGCTATTAATGTAAACGATTCTGTTACCAAATCTAAATTTGATAACAAATACGGTTGTCGTGAAAGTGCTGTTGATGCTATTAGAAGAGCAACAGATACTATGCTTGCTGGAAAAAGAGTTGTTGTTTGTGGTTATGGTGATGTTGGTAAAGGTACTGCTGCTTCTTTTAAAGGTGCAGGTTCTATAGTTACTGTTACTGAAATTGATCCAATCTGTGCACTACAAGCTGCAATGGATGGTTTTGAAGTAAAAAAATTAGAAACAGTTGTAGGCAATGCTGATATTGTTATTACAACTACAGGAAATAAAGACATTATCCGTTCTGAACATTTCCTTGCAATGAAAGACAAGGTTATTGTTTGTAATATTGGCCATTTTGATAATGAAATTGACATGGCTTGGTTGAATGGTAACTACGGTCATACAAAAGATGAAATTAAACCACAAGTTGACAAGTATACTATTGATGGTACTGATATTGTTTTATTAGCAGAAGGACGTTTGGTAAATTTAGGTTGCGCAACAGGGCATCCTAGTTTTGTAATGAGTAACTCATTCACCAACCAAACACTTGCTCAAATAGAACTTTGGAACTACAATGACAAATACAAAAACGATGTATACATGCTACCTAAGCATTTAGATGAAAAAGTAGCTGCATTACACCTTGCTCGTTTAGGAGTAGAACTTACAGAATTAAAGCCCGATCAAGCATCTTATATTGGTGTTAAAGTAGAAGGTCCTTTTAAACCTGAGTACTACAGATACTAA
- a CDS encoding SDR family oxidoreductase, whose protein sequence is MNILLTGATGTLGSRVLFSLIEQRFDTLERIYLPVRKRATISAENRIKNVISSEYAPEFIKKNKAEILNKVSVIDASELLNPTSFLGTKNHIDYFIHSAGFVNLSTDPNAKQEIFKENLQFTKDIFYAYHKHITKFVYISTAFAAGNIGGLLKNDYSLLEGKNYRNHYEASKHASEKFLIEAGKEKNIPIQILRPSVLGGNILESPNYFISKYMVFYLFAKFFNNNTSDDAVRITTTATTGLNIIPTDYAAQVIAKVISTDIEQLNIVHSKETNMMKGITKILEAVEYTNFSFTDELINTSTGFASKLEAFYYETIGVHLHPYMTSKPNEWDTTLLESILPIPEYNLEDYLSETVTFAKNKKFRNQKW, encoded by the coding sequence ATGAACATACTTTTAACTGGAGCAACTGGAACTTTAGGTTCTAGGGTGCTATTTTCACTTATAGAACAACGCTTTGACACCCTTGAGCGTATTTATCTTCCTGTTCGAAAAAGAGCCACTATATCTGCTGAAAATCGCATAAAAAATGTAATTTCAAGTGAATATGCCCCAGAATTCATTAAAAAGAATAAGGCTGAAATACTCAATAAAGTAAGCGTTATTGATGCTAGTGAATTACTTAATCCAACCTCTTTTCTAGGTACTAAAAATCACATTGATTACTTTATTCATTCTGCAGGCTTTGTAAATTTATCTACGGACCCAAATGCAAAACAAGAAATATTTAAAGAAAACTTACAGTTCACAAAAGATATCTTTTATGCTTATCACAAGCACATTACCAAATTTGTTTATATCAGCACTGCTTTTGCAGCAGGCAATATAGGCGGACTATTAAAAAATGATTATTCTCTTTTAGAGGGTAAAAATTACCGCAACCATTATGAAGCTTCTAAACATGCTTCAGAGAAATTTTTAATAGAAGCCGGGAAAGAAAAAAATATTCCAATTCAGATATTAAGACCAAGTGTTCTTGGGGGCAACATCTTAGAAAGCCCTAATTACTTTATCTCTAAGTATATGGTTTTTTATCTTTTTGCCAAATTTTTCAATAACAATACTTCTGATGACGCCGTGCGTATTACCACCACAGCAACTACAGGATTAAACATTATCCCTACAGACTATGCGGCGCAAGTTATTGCCAAGGTTATTTCTACAGATATTGAACAATTGAATATTGTACACTCCAAAGAAACCAATATGATGAAAGGGATTACTAAAATATTAGAGGCCGTTGAGTACACCAATTTCTCCTTTACAGATGAACTCATTAACACCTCTACTGGTTTTGCTTCCAAATTAGAAGCGTTCTATTATGAAACTATTGGCGTGCATTTACACCCCTACATGACTTCAAAACCTAATGAATGGGATACCACACTTTTAGAAAGCATCTTGCCTATCCCAGAATACAACCTTGAAGATTATTTATCGGAAACGGTAACTTTTGCAAAAAATAAAAAATTTAGAAACCAGAAATGGTAA
- a CDS encoding phytase — MKKLLVYSVLPFLFLTSCKSDKLPAISPDIKTEKTLNDTDDPAIWVNPEDASKSIVFGTDKETNGAIYAFDLEGRIIENKTIRNIQRPNNVDLAYGFKIYDSTKTDVILFTEREKNQIRMYSVPDMKPLDNGGFKVFEDEVHPEFTFPMGISLYVSPQDSTFYAIVGRKSGPEVGYLYQYKISADTTGVVKSTLIRKFGKFSGKKEIEAIAVDSELGFVYYSDEQHGVRKYHAEPTMGNEEISCFGGELFQEDIEGIAIARYEDGTGYIIVSDQQKGQFNIFSRKTNEFIKAINLATLETDGCDVVTVPLNATFKNGLFVAMNDEKDFFFYDLAKLGLEK; from the coding sequence ATGAAAAAATTACTAGTATATAGTGTATTGCCTTTCTTGTTTTTAACTTCTTGCAAATCGGATAAGTTACCAGCGATCTCTCCAGATATTAAAACAGAAAAAACTTTGAATGATACGGATGACCCTGCAATCTGGGTAAATCCTGAAGATGCATCAAAAAGTATTGTTTTTGGTACGGATAAAGAAACGAATGGTGCTATTTATGCCTTTGATTTAGAAGGGAGAATTATAGAAAATAAGACTATAAGAAACATTCAAAGACCTAATAATGTTGATCTGGCATATGGTTTTAAAATATACGATTCTACAAAGACAGATGTTATTTTGTTTACGGAACGGGAGAAAAATCAAATTAGAATGTATTCTGTCCCAGATATGAAACCTTTGGATAATGGCGGATTTAAGGTGTTTGAAGATGAAGTGCATCCAGAATTTACATTTCCAATGGGGATTAGTTTATACGTTTCTCCGCAGGATAGTACGTTCTATGCTATAGTAGGGCGTAAATCTGGACCAGAAGTAGGTTATTTGTATCAGTATAAAATAAGCGCTGATACTACAGGAGTGGTTAAGTCAACTTTAATTAGAAAGTTTGGAAAATTTAGCGGTAAAAAAGAAATTGAGGCCATTGCAGTAGATTCAGAATTGGGTTTTGTGTACTATTCTGATGAGCAACATGGTGTGCGTAAGTATCATGCAGAACCCACTATGGGAAATGAAGAGATTAGTTGTTTTGGAGGTGAGCTTTTTCAGGAAGATATTGAAGGCATTGCAATTGCGCGTTATGAGGATGGAACAGGTTATATTATAGTGTCTGACCAGCAAAAAGGGCAGTTCAATATATTTTCTAGAAAAACAAACGAATTTATAAAAGCAATAAATTTAGCAACTCTAGAAACTGATGGTTGTGATGTAGTCACGGTCCCTTTAAATGCAACATTTAAAAACGGATTATTTGTAGCTATGAATGACGAGAAAGATTTTTTCTTCTATGATTTAGCCAAGCTAGGACTTGAGAAATAA
- a CDS encoding TonB-dependent receptor, whose product MKNYLKIILSLLFVACGSASIQAQNGNLEGTISDEDGLSVPGATVIISSLKKGTTSDFDGHFSLVEIPVGAYKVSITYLGYANVDQDIVITEGRTTSIEVFIEPKRVELEGVEVVSYGVSSQAKALNTQKNNMNITNVVSTDQIGKFPDANIGDAVKRIPGITMQVDQGEARNVIIRGLSPQLNSVTLNGSRVPSAEGDNRNVQMDLIPSDMIQTIEVSKAVTPDMDADALGGSINLVTRTSPQGFRLSATAGSGINVITNKPIINGSFLLGDRSKNGKFGWMLSASYNDNDFGSDNVEAEWTDEFEYYTGVDDSDGEPILEEVDVDPYTNVFEQREYLVQRIRRSFSANMDYKIDANNKLFIKTIYNWRDDRENRFALQSEMVDGEDMELGDFTITDGKVTSFLAEVTRETKGGIDSKRNKNRRLEDQRMQNYSLGGKHLVGNLKVDWMSSFAKASEERLNERYIVYASEYSVLNDNTDTRFPIMTAENDTDAALDNFEYDELTEENQFTKEEDFNIFVNFELPSDFFGQGDGAIKFGARTRLKTKLRDNNFFEFDFEDDYPTLASTVTRDLSNTDFLAGSKYLIGSFADQEWLGSLNLINGESIPDEYLRENYNVKENVFAGYVMTNQKLSEKLDVLFGVRLENTNITATGNDILDEDTLAGEITKESSYTNIMPGLHFKYSASDATILRFAWTNTLARPNYADLVPSVDIVSGDDEIVLGNPDLEATTSMNFDIMAEHYFESVGLLSGGVFYKDLDNFIYTFVGETTDDVYGEGTTGYEVYQPLNGEGATILGAEFAFQRQLDFLPGFARNFSLYLNYSFITSSASGIINEDGDEREDVDLPNTTPNTFNASLAYNDRKFSARLSGNFTDSYIDELGGNDFEDRYYDTQFFLDFNASYQINGSLSLYAGLNNITNQPLRYFQGVKERTQQMEYYGQRFTIGLKYDVFKK is encoded by the coding sequence ATGAAAAATTATTTAAAAATTATTTTATCACTCCTATTTGTTGCTTGTGGTAGTGCTTCTATTCAAGCGCAGAATGGTAATTTAGAAGGGACAATCTCGGATGAAGATGGGTTGAGTGTTCCAGGTGCAACAGTCATAATCTCTTCTTTGAAAAAAGGAACTACATCAGATTTTGATGGTCATTTTTCGCTTGTAGAAATTCCAGTAGGCGCGTATAAAGTGTCTATTACTTATTTAGGATACGCTAATGTAGACCAAGATATTGTAATAACGGAAGGTAGAACTACTTCTATTGAGGTTTTTATTGAGCCAAAAAGGGTAGAGCTAGAAGGTGTAGAAGTGGTAAGTTATGGTGTAAGTAGTCAGGCTAAGGCATTGAATACTCAAAAAAATAACATGAACATTACCAATGTAGTTTCCACAGATCAGATAGGGAAATTTCCGGATGCTAATATTGGAGATGCGGTAAAGCGTATTCCGGGTATTACCATGCAAGTAGATCAAGGGGAGGCTCGGAATGTGATTATTCGTGGTTTATCTCCACAATTAAATTCAGTTACTTTAAATGGTAGTCGTGTTCCCTCTGCGGAAGGTGATAATAGAAATGTACAGATGGATTTAATTCCCTCAGATATGATTCAAACTATTGAAGTGAGTAAAGCTGTTACTCCCGATATGGATGCCGATGCCTTGGGAGGATCTATTAATTTGGTGACAAGAACTTCTCCTCAAGGTTTTAGATTATCTGCAACTGCGGGTTCTGGTATAAATGTTATTACCAATAAACCTATTATCAACGGTTCATTTTTACTTGGCGATAGAAGTAAAAACGGAAAATTTGGTTGGATGTTATCTGCATCTTATAATGATAATGACTTTGGTTCTGATAATGTTGAAGCAGAGTGGACGGATGAATTTGAATATTATACAGGAGTTGATGACAGTGATGGAGAGCCAATTTTAGAAGAAGTTGATGTTGATCCCTATACAAATGTATTTGAGCAAAGAGAGTACTTGGTGCAACGTATTAGACGTAGTTTTTCTGCCAATATGGATTATAAAATTGATGCAAATAATAAACTTTTCATAAAGACCATATATAATTGGAGGGATGATAGGGAAAATAGATTTGCATTACAAAGTGAAATGGTGGATGGTGAGGATATGGAGTTAGGAGATTTTACTATTACTGATGGTAAAGTTACGAGCTTTTTAGCAGAAGTTACGCGCGAAACAAAGGGAGGAATTGACTCTAAAAGAAACAAAAACAGACGCTTAGAAGATCAGCGTATGCAGAATTATAGTCTAGGGGGTAAACATTTAGTAGGTAATTTGAAGGTTGATTGGATGTCTTCATTTGCAAAAGCATCTGAAGAAAGATTGAATGAACGTTATATTGTTTATGCTTCAGAATATTCTGTATTGAATGATAATACAGATACTCGTTTTCCTATAATGACGGCTGAAAATGATACTGATGCTGCTTTAGATAATTTTGAATATGACGAGTTAACCGAAGAGAACCAATTTACAAAAGAGGAAGATTTTAATATTTTTGTAAATTTTGAATTGCCTTCAGATTTTTTTGGTCAAGGTGATGGTGCTATTAAATTTGGAGCTAGAACACGTTTAAAAACTAAGCTTCGCGATAATAATTTCTTCGAATTTGATTTTGAAGATGACTACCCAACTCTAGCGTCTACAGTAACAAGAGATTTATCTAACACCGATTTTCTTGCAGGTAGTAAGTATTTAATTGGTTCTTTTGCAGACCAAGAATGGTTGGGAAGCTTAAATCTTATAAATGGTGAATCTATTCCTGATGAATATTTAAGAGAGAATTACAACGTAAAAGAAAATGTATTTGCTGGGTATGTGATGACCAATCAAAAACTATCAGAAAAGTTAGATGTACTGTTTGGCGTGCGTTTAGAAAACACAAATATAACTGCCACAGGTAATGATATTTTAGATGAAGATACTTTAGCTGGAGAAATTACAAAAGAGAGTTCTTATACGAACATAATGCCAGGTTTGCATTTTAAATATTCTGCTTCTGACGCTACAATATTGCGTTTTGCGTGGACAAATACTTTGGCAAGACCTAATTATGCAGATTTGGTTCCCTCTGTTGATATTGTATCTGGTGATGATGAAATTGTTTTAGGTAATCCTGATTTGGAGGCTACAACTTCTATGAATTTTGATATCATGGCAGAACATTATTTTGAGAGTGTTGGTTTGCTTTCAGGAGGTGTTTTTTATAAGGATTTAGACAACTTTATTTACACTTTTGTAGGGGAAACTACGGATGATGTCTATGGTGAAGGAACAACGGGTTATGAGGTGTATCAGCCTTTAAACGGAGAGGGAGCAACTATATTAGGTGCGGAATTTGCTTTCCAACGTCAGTTAGATTTCTTACCAGGTTTTGCTAGAAATTTCAGTTTGTATTTAAATTATTCATTTATTACTTCTTCAGCAAGTGGAATTATAAATGAAGATGGTGATGAAAGAGAAGACGTAGATTTACCCAACACCACACCAAATACATTCAATGCTTCATTAGCGTACAATGATAGAAAATTCTCTGCAAGACTATCAGGTAACTTTACAGATTCTTATATCGATGAATTAGGGGGGAATGATTTTGAAGATAGGTATTATGATACACAGTTTTTCTTAGATTTTAATGCGAGTTACCAGATTAATGGAAGTCTTAGTTTGTATGCTGGTTTAAATAATATTACCAATCAGCCCTTACGCTATTTTCAAGGTGTAAAAGAACGCACGCAGCAGATGGAATATTACGGACAGCGTTTTACTATCGGTTTAAAATATGATGTATTTAAAAAATAA
- a CDS encoding tetratricopeptide repeat protein gives MLNENLNNSYTSKNNDTIAAARLKLGVFCQENGVYTEAINQFNEGLRLLEAKEKNSLFLNLVNNLGQVHVLLKNYKTAQSYFQKGILEATRIEDSKALAYAKSSLGTCFEKQEKYDQALEQQHESLALYIGLNDEEGVSLVNENIGSIYEDLEKYDLALTHFQKALKYHGEQDDSREANILNNLGDVYRKTQVYDLGILYTEKALEVADLSGDQHEVASSHKDLAENYHFLGELDKALHHLNQFVSIDKENEKLHSANQASALQIIYDTKEKESQIQLLVQKSKVDHAQKIVLIVSIIGVLIFLFLANFYVRKKRKQTQQEAKYKQRIYKAELDKKNLKEENLKREVELKNASLSKYSLHISQKNKILSDLSQTLAKCLDRNNIDLKRKLAVLIKEIDTNLSKEQEWEEFVILFQEIHPKYIQRINSIATDALSSAELRLSMLLRLNLNSKEIASILRLTPDSVRVSRYRLRKKLPIDSKEDLSRFLHSI, from the coding sequence GTGTTAAATGAAAATCTGAATAATAGTTATACATCTAAAAACAACGATACTATTGCCGCTGCGCGATTAAAACTTGGAGTGTTCTGTCAAGAAAATGGTGTTTATACGGAGGCTATCAATCAATTTAATGAAGGATTAAGGCTGTTAGAGGCCAAGGAAAAAAATAGCTTATTCCTAAATTTAGTTAATAACCTTGGGCAGGTACATGTACTGCTTAAAAATTATAAAACTGCTCAAAGCTATTTTCAAAAAGGGATACTTGAAGCAACAAGGATTGAAGATAGTAAGGCGTTAGCATATGCTAAAAGTAGTTTGGGTACTTGTTTTGAAAAACAAGAAAAATATGATCAAGCACTTGAACAGCAACATGAAAGTCTTGCTTTATATATAGGTTTAAATGACGAAGAAGGGGTATCACTTGTAAATGAAAATATTGGGAGTATTTATGAGGATTTAGAAAAATATGATTTAGCACTAACGCATTTTCAAAAAGCCTTAAAGTATCATGGAGAACAGGATGATAGTCGAGAAGCTAACATATTGAATAATTTAGGAGATGTTTACCGAAAAACACAGGTATATGATTTAGGTATTCTTTATACTGAAAAAGCTTTGGAGGTAGCAGATTTAAGTGGAGATCAGCATGAAGTGGCTAGTAGTCATAAAGATCTAGCTGAAAATTATCATTTTTTGGGAGAACTTGATAAGGCTTTGCATCATTTAAACCAGTTTGTTAGTATTGATAAAGAAAATGAAAAATTGCATAGCGCAAATCAAGCAAGTGCGCTTCAAATAATTTATGATACTAAAGAAAAAGAATCTCAAATTCAGTTATTAGTTCAAAAGAGTAAGGTAGATCATGCTCAAAAAATAGTGCTAATCGTTTCAATAATAGGTGTCTTAATTTTTTTGTTTTTGGCGAATTTCTATGTTCGGAAGAAACGGAAACAAACGCAACAAGAGGCAAAATATAAACAACGTATCTATAAAGCTGAATTAGATAAAAAAAATCTCAAAGAAGAAAATTTAAAAAGAGAAGTTGAATTAAAGAATGCTTCTTTATCTAAGTACAGTTTGCATATTTCTCAGAAGAATAAAATACTTTCGGATTTATCACAAACACTTGCAAAATGTTTAGACCGTAATAATATTGATTTAAAAAGAAAATTAGCCGTTTTAATTAAGGAGATTGATACTAATTTATCCAAAGAGCAAGAATGGGAAGAATTTGTGATTCTATTTCAAGAAATTCATCCTAAATATATCCAACGAATCAATAGTATAGCTACGGATGCCTTATCGTCTGCTGAACTAAGATTAAGTATGTTATTGCGGCTAAATTTAAATTCAAAAGAGATTGCATCCATTTTAAGATTAACACCAGATAGTGTTAGGGTTTCTAGGTATCGCCTTAGAAAAAAATTACCTATAGATTCTAAAGAAGATCTGAGTCGGTTTTTGCACTCCATTTAA
- the rpmA gene encoding 50S ribosomal protein L27 yields MAHKKGVGSSKNGRESESKRLGVKIFGGQAAIAGNILVRQRGTRHNPGDNVYAGKDHTLHARVDGIVKFQKKAGGKSFVSIEPFEA; encoded by the coding sequence ATGGCACATAAGAAAGGTGTAGGTAGTTCTAAAAACGGTAGAGAATCAGAATCAAAACGTTTAGGTGTTAAGATTTTTGGTGGTCAAGCTGCTATTGCTGGTAACATACTTGTTAGACAGCGTGGAACAAGACACAATCCAGGTGATAATGTATACGCAGGAAAAGATCATACTTTACACGCTCGTGTAGATGGTATCGTAAAATTCCAAAAGAAAGCGGGAGGGAAATCTTTCGTATCAATTGAGCCTTTCGAAGCTTAA
- the rplU gene encoding 50S ribosomal protein L21, with protein sequence MYAIVEIAGQQFKVAKDQKVYVHRLQNEEGSKVTFNNVLLLEDGSNITIGAPAIDGAAVEAKVIKHLKGDKVIVFKKKRRKGYKVKNGHRQYLTELVIESIVSSGAKKAEKKTEPKKEAVKAAPKKAAAKATDKADDLKKVEGIGPKIAETLVAAGISTFAELAKTDAAKIGEIIADVRGNHVTDTWPAQAKLAAEGKWDELKKWQDELDGGKPA encoded by the coding sequence ATGTACGCAATTGTAGAGATAGCAGGGCAGCAATTTAAAGTTGCGAAAGACCAAAAAGTGTATGTTCACCGTTTACAGAACGAAGAAGGAAGTAAAGTTACTTTTAACAACGTTCTTTTATTAGAAGACGGTAGCAACATTACTATTGGCGCCCCAGCTATAGACGGAGCCGCTGTTGAGGCGAAAGTCATTAAGCACCTTAAAGGTGACAAAGTAATCGTTTTTAAGAAAAAAAGACGTAAAGGTTACAAAGTTAAAAACGGTCATAGACAGTATTTAACTGAATTAGTAATTGAAAGCATAGTTTCTTCAGGTGCTAAAAAAGCAGAGAAGAAAACTGAGCCTAAAAAAGAAGCTGTAAAAGCCGCTCCTAAAAAAGCAGCCGCTAAAGCTACTGACAAAGCTGACGACTTGAAAAAAGTTGAAGGTATTGGGCCAAAAATTGCTGAAACATTAGTTGCTGCAGGAATTTCAACTTTTGCTGAATTAGCAAAAACTGATGCTGCAAAAATTGGTGAAATCATCGCTGACGTTCGTGGAAATCACGTAACTGATACATGGCCTGCACAAGCTAAATTAGCTGCTGAAGGGAAATGGGATGAGTTGAAAAAATGGCAAGATGAATTAGATGGTGGGAAACCAGCATAA
- a CDS encoding DUF4199 domain-containing protein: MKKFTLPVRFGIATSGSLIAYFLILSLFNLHTNVFYSLFNGIITGFGIFEAIRYTKIENGKKFNYRKGFSAGIVTGFVATLVFTIFFAVYVTEVNVNFLQQLSTVWFKNYHTGEGLVFFTVAIMGFATTVVLTLTFMQLFKSSDNFK; encoded by the coding sequence ATGAAAAAATTTACACTTCCAGTTAGATTTGGTATTGCTACAAGTGGATCGCTAATTGCATATTTCTTGATCCTTTCTTTGTTTAATCTGCATACCAATGTGTTCTACAGCCTTTTTAATGGAATCATTACTGGTTTCGGGATTTTTGAAGCAATACGATATACTAAAATTGAGAATGGCAAAAAGTTTAATTATAGAAAAGGATTCTCTGCGGGTATAGTCACGGGTTTTGTGGCTACCTTAGTTTTTACAATTTTCTTTGCGGTTTATGTGACTGAAGTAAACGTCAATTTTTTGCAACAACTTTCAACAGTCTGGTTTAAAAATTATCATACAGGAGAAGGGCTTGTTTTTTTCACGGTTGCCATTATGGGGTTTGCTACAACCGTGGTGCTTACCTTAACATTCATGCAGTTGTTCAAGTCTTCTGATAATTTTAAATAA